Within Natator depressus isolate rNatDep1 chromosome 6, rNatDep2.hap1, whole genome shotgun sequence, the genomic segment GGAGCACTGGGCCTAGCCATGGCTTGGAAAGGAAAACCGGGTATTCTGTAATGAGCCAATGCCCCATCCTGGGGCCAGGGGGCATTGCACTGctggggccagctccagccttCATTAACGGAGCTAATCTTTCTGCTCTGGCCGGAGAGGCTGGTGGTTTTAGAGCCAGAGGTCGGAGGTTCGAACCCCAAGGTGCGGCGTTACGTGACTTTAGGTGGCTTAGATATGTTGGTTGTTGCCCAGTGTTGGGAATGTGGATTACCGTGTATTCCCCCGCCTCATCTCCCGTTACAGATTTCCTACAGAGAAAGACGATAGGAGCCAAGGAGGAGACGGGATTCACTGAGGGCACCCAGCAGAACCCCATTGCCTTCCTGCCACCTCCTCCGGGAGAGCCAGTAGGTGCTGGGCCCTGGCCCGCCCCCCTGGTGGTCGTCTCTGAATGGAGCACAGCGCCCCCTTTGGACCTGGGGGTGACCCAGCTGTGCATGCCCAGACTTACCCAGGACCCTGTGCAGCTTGctacccccccagcccccggttTCCCAGCCTCTCCAGTGGgtttctcttccccccgcccgTTTTGTTCAGAACCGTCTCTGAGCGGCAGCTGGGGTGAGGCTGAAGGATCCTGTGCCCCATCAGGGCTGCCCTGGAACACATGCCAAAGCTGTTTGGGGCCCAGCATCCCAAACACCTTCCCccccacttacacacacacacaacacacacagatccGCTACATGGGGGAGGTCGCCCACAGCCTGGCCTCATCCCTACCAGCCTGGGGACCCCATGTCATGGGCCAGCCCCATACACTGGCAGATTCCTTAGTAAGATCTCAAGGGATCCCCCTTAGATCCCAAGGGGAGGAGTTGGCCAGGCCTGGCCCAGCCTGTCAGGGGAATCCTAGGCCCATCCTGCATGGGGAAGGGGACTCACTGCCCAGCATTTCCcttgcagaggagccagcctGGCATCAGCATCACCAAGACGGACTTCCTGCCCAGCGCTCTCCCCCATGTAagaggggccggggggaggggggagagaaggaggagcagagggaggaTGGCAAAGGGTAGGCTAAAaggtgggaggggtgggagggtcaCCCAGACATGGGGGGCAGGATGGGCAGAGTGGGGGAGTCACGCAGAGACTAAATGGGGAGAGCAGAATTAGGATCTTTTCTGGGCTATAGCTCCATGCTGGGGAAGCCATTTGGAGTGCCCTCTCCCAGGGTCCTGTAATAGGTGGCCAAGCCCCAGTGCTTGGGTGGCTTCCAGTGCGATCAGGGCCTGTGACCCCGCAGAGGCCGGGCTGTGAcgccctctgccctgctccccctgtGCAGGTGAACTGGGTGGCTGCAAAGTCCTTGGGATGGGGGAGGTGACACTTTGCCCCAGGCTGCATCACTTTGTCCCTCTCCTGACAGGGCGACGAGTTCCTGCCCGTGCTGTCGAAGGGCTCCGAGCGAGAGACGGGATTCAGCCGGGACAAAGACAACGGCCTCAGTGCCATGGTGAGCGacctgcctcccctcctccaaCCTGCCTGCCCCCTCCATTCCACTGGCACCCCCCATCCTGCCTTCAGTCCTCCCTGTCTGTCTGCATCCTCCTCTCCACCTGTAACCTGTCTGTGTGCTGGCCTctctgtctcctccctccccgtCTGTGACTGTCCCTCCATTCACCTggtctcctcctgccccccagggcccgcTGCACGCAgcaccccagcctggggccgagGGGTCAGGGCCCCTGAGCCACACTCAGTTCCGAGGGCTCCAGAGGCCCCTACAGGCCCAGACCAACCTGCTGGGCCGGGAATACGTGGGGAACAAGGTGAGTGTGAGCACGGCCTGTGCTGCTTGCCTAGGGTCCCGCAGGTCCCCTCCGATCTGGCCAGCTcagccctgtgtccctcccccaGGAACTCTCCGGATTCAGCATCAACAACAAGAAGTATGTGACGCCCCCCTATGACCCGGACTTGCCCAACAAGTACCTGAGCAGCTACAACTCCAAGTGAGTCTGAAATACTGCCACCGCCTGCCCCTGGGGGAGCTCTACCCAGcccaccctgcccctgggggGAGCTCTACCTTGCCTCTCCCAgcctgttgtaccaataaattaaaaaccagcaggatcttattaaagggaaaaaggcaaaataccacatttattgtgaatacagaaagaatcatagtaagcagttagttacagctgtaacattccattcaatctcatctttattcactcattcattcatatacacacacacaggttctgcaaggttgttatcatagtaagcagttagttatagctataacattccattcaatctcatatttattcacacattcacacattcacacacacacacacacacacacaggttctgcaaggttgtcatcatagttaccagccttagagttgctcatgccaagccactggccaggtggcctggacatgaggagggagcagggccttgtcagatgctcatctgatgctcctggaagttggtttgcagaatcagaccccaaagttctcactttttaagagtctatttttataggaatttcttcctatgccagtctatgggaattgcttcatcatgctgttgctgaatcaatcagcagatagcacattcctgacggctccaagaagttatcttgttctttggttctcccattcttgaggctgttgggtggattccagtctgccctccgggggtcctctggttatttccacttgacgccttcttcagccgatggacactggattcttaggctggcacctccctgatcattcagttgttatccacaccaagcatccgtccacatacatcctctatctctattttaatcacaattgttaatacaacaaaagggcggggagtctctgggtgctgtttctgttgttagagtattgctttgagtctctgtgaattgctttgagaacagattctgtcttagaatgtactaacacaattagcagcttgcaagtttcacacatagagggagagaaacagtaccaaaacccaagagacctcttaattagtaataccctggaatttaaactatggggaatcaaactcatttgtgattttaatacagaacttctttaatatgatccaacaagccCACCCTGTCCCTGGGGGAGCTctacccttcctcccccagcGCTCTCCCCTCTCTTCATGTGCATGCCCTGTGTCTCTCTTGGTCTGAGTGGGGGTGCCCTGTCCgggtgtgtgtgggcagggaaagggaagggggTCGCctggcctgtggggagggggctgagcagcTGTTGGACCCAGCAGGATGCAGCGCTCTTTGACTCTGTTTCCTCCCCTCTGGCAGGTTTTATGACAACACCCTCAAGGGGGTGGACCGCGAAGGATGGACCCGCGGAGGGATCCAGCCCCAACAGCCGGGTGGCTTCGCCACCAACAACCACATCACTGAACTGGGCACAGATCCCAATGCCACGGAGACCCTGAGACGGGTCCACCCCCATGTCGGCCGGTGAGGCTGGCTGGTTCCCACTGccctccaccctgcccctgacgccctcctgcccctcctcttccctctgtgACGCTCTCCCCCTCCGCTCCCAGGACGATCACAACGGTGGACCCGTTCTATCGTGACACCCCTCACAACAGCCGCTTCTCTGCTCTCTACCAAACCGCCGTACCTGAGTAGGTAAGGGGCCTGCGTGAGCTTGCTGGGCacctcccagggcaggggggggTTGGGATTGTGCTGCCCCCCAGCTACGCAGTGGAGCCCCAGGGCACGCATCCATCAGAGACCTGGCCAGTCAGCTGTGAGCACTTGGCCCTGGTGCTGGAGCCGATGAGGCCAGGTGTCAGGATCTGCTAGGCCTGGATCAGGCTTTCTGCTCCACAGCGAGGGCTTCCTCCAGGGCACAGCTCATGGCATTTCCTTTCAGGGGACGCTGGGAAGGGAGTCCCAGGCCCTTATGAAGAGTGGAGAGCATGACGGCTGCCAATCCTCATCCCTGTCCTTTCCCCAGCCTTTGAGGAGGTGATATGAGTTCCGCAGGGCCACTCCACCTTCTCCATTCCCCTCTTggggtccctccccccactttgccAGATTTCAAGGACCGCTTTgccttttctttgctttcttgcAGATCGGTGTCTCCACCCTGCAGGAGCTGGTCTCCCCTGGCGAGGCAGGGACTCCGGGGCTGGTCTCCCCTGACGAGGCAGGGGCTTCAGCATCTCCCAAAGGGCTTTACTTTTCCAATGATGTAAAGAGAAATCACCACCCAGTGAAGGCTCATTGGTTCTCATTGGCCTAGCTGCCAGCCCTCCTCCCCTTAGATCCCATAGacctctcctcttcttccccatggcccccataaacttctccttctcctcttccccggGGACCCCAGCATGCCcttccacccctgtcccctgctgTTTTCATAGGGGAGCCCTCTGCTGTGCAAGCTGACCCCAGCTCTCATCCCATGGGTGGAGGCACCCATGTGCTGCCATGGGAGCTGGATGGAGTCTTTGCACCTGAAGGATCAGCTGGTGCCTCCTGGCAGAAAGGGGGGTGccgcccctccccagcaccttgcctgctctggctgggggtgtcctGGCCCTGCAGTTCCATTCTCCTGGCATTTGGGCCCCATCCCACTCGGCGCTGAGCAGTTGGAGAGGAGGGTGCCTGGCAccacacaggatcaggccctttgactCGAGAAGGGAAGCTGGGCCCTGTGTGTGCAGCAGTGAATGGAGTTAACCATTAGGTATGTGCTGCAGCCAGCTGGGCTACCCCAGCTCACCACAgggtctctgcagggcctgggggcTGTTCCCATGGGGCCTAGGGCCGTTCTCGCCGGCCCTGGGGGACTTGTAGTGTTCACCGGCACCAGGGTTGCCTCAATTTGACCATTAAATCATTACCATCAATGGAACAAGGCTCATTTACAGCAGTGGAGGATCTGGTGGTTTGTTCTTCAAATGTAGCCCTGTTGCTAAGGCCACCCGAGACCCAGTGGAGGCTGCTGAGCTCTGGAGATGGGGGACTGAACCTGCCCTGCAGATGCACGCTCAGATTCAGTAAGGCTAGGTCACACTGTAATGTCCCCCTGCCCACCGCCTGCTCGGAGGAGTCTTCACTCAGCGGCTGCTCTCCAGACCTTAATCCAGGTCCCTGCACTGACTCCAGCTGAGTAACTCTGGGTTTGCTTGGTGCAATCCCCGCTCTGCCTGGCTGTTTCTCTTTCACAGCTCAATCACAGTGGTGTTTGTGATGGTGGAGGCAGCTGTGTGGTGATGCTGCCTGGCTCAGGTGCCCCAGCACGGCGCTAATGCCAACCCGCTCATGCATGTGTGTTAGGAACCAACTGGCGAGCTTTCCCTTGTGCCCTGAAAGGAGCAGCGTTTGGCCCAGCTGCACTGTGGCGGTACCCAGATGGGAGAGGGGTAATAGCAGAGCGATGGGCTGGAATTGTCTCTTCAGCTGCCAGCTGGTACCTGTTCATATACAGTCTGACACAGCACTGCGTTTCCTCCCGGTCCTGTCACACTGTGCATCTACACACACTCTCTTCctactgctcccctccccatcccaaacgGTTGGCAGCTCGATTCCCACACCCTCAGCATGTCCCAAATTCACCGGCACCGCATGGGGTGATGTATAGGTAATAGGATCCTTTCCCATGCCCCATAACCTACTGTACGGAGAGGTGCACATACACAGAGTAGTCTCCACACTCCCAGCATGGTGTGATGGTACATGCACAAAGCAGGGTCTCCAGACACCCAGCGTGGTGTGATATAtatacccccacacacacacgccacaTTCCCTGCATCGTGTGATGCACTCACATACAGTAGGGTCTCCAGATTCCCAGCATGGTGTGTACATGCACCCACACACAGTCGGAGCTCCACATTCCCAACATGGTGTGATACACACAAAGACAGAGTTGGGTTTCCAGCCTTCCAGCATGGTGTAATGTTATATAGCTACACAGCGGGGTCTCAATTCCCAGAATGGTGTTAAGCTTGCACGTGCACACGCACAGGTAGGGTCTCCACACTCCCAGCATAGTGTGTTGCACACACACGCAGTAGGGTCTCTAGGCTCCCAGCTTGGCATGATGCACACATGCACAGTGGGATCTCCCTGCATGGGGTGATATAAGACGTAGGCTTTTTCCCTGTTTGGTGTAGTATTGACCTTTTGGCTCCTGGGGCTGCAACGCACACCCTCTGCACTCCTGCCCTCGGTCTCAGTTTCTGCCCCAAACCATGATATCTCCCTCTTTCCCGCTCTCATGTTGCTCTCTGGAGGGTAGTTTCATTTCCTAGTGCATGTTTCATGAGCTGGGTTGGGGCCTCTGACTTTGACAACACCGAGCGCAGTCAGTGATACCAAACAAGCTGACCTCATGTTGCAGGTAACACTGCCTAGCTGCAGCTCTGTTTTCCAGCACACCTGAGCCTGCCGACACCTGatctcccccccacactctgCAGAGGGGAAGCTGGCTGGGGGCTGTAGCTTTGCCCAGTAATCCTGCTACATCTCACAGCTTCTCTGGCTACAGCTCACTCAGAGCCTCGAGTTAACATGTGTAACACTAGATGTGAAAGGAAACTGCAAGTGGGGGGTGAAttctgagagtgtgtgtgtgtgtcatggccTGCATCATGTTTGTAGTGTGTGCAGGAGTATTTAGAGATGGGTAGATCCTATTGGCTCCATCAGCCATAGCCCCTCCTGCACACCTGGGCTAGATTCTCCCCCATAACTGTGTCTAGTTTCCATGTCCCAAGTGGCCGGCTTCCCACAATCTGACGGATCTCACCGCTGGGAACATTTTCCTGGTAGGCAGCCTAAATTTTCCCTCATCCCATCATTTctacttcccctccctccttccacccaCATCCCCGCCCCTGCAAGAATCCCTCGATCAGCTTGACATGCTGCAGGGACTGCCAGACTGTCACATTCCCCACTGCCACCTGGCTTAACCAGGCAGGATAGAGTTCActcctttaatctctcctcataaaccagcccctccagcccagctggttCTTTTTGTTATGCTTCTCTGATCTCCTTTAAGCCTCTCTGGTGAGGTGGGACCGCAACCCGACTATAGCTGGTCTGTCAGCAGAGCCAGATAGCAGGACCTCCCTGCCCTTATGAGGATCATGATAATAGGTGGGcagaagcattatccccattttacagatgggaaaaatgaggcacagacaggcaaagtgacttgcccaagactatccagcaggccagtggctgagctgggaatagacccgaggtctcctgaatcccagttcagtgctctgtccactaccTTTGCCTGTATAGCACAGAatcaaactgtttttaaaatttttgctgTCCAATGACGTCTAATGTCCTGTCCCTTATAACTCCAGATCTCTGCCTTAGCCTAACTTCCTGCTGGATTTCTCATTCCTATTTCGCATCTATCTATGGGATTCTATTTCTTCAACTGGGTTAGCTTCACTTTCCCAAGATGGCTCTCCCTGTGCTGCTTGCGTTTGTGTTTGAGTGCACAGCGGTTCTGGATCTGACTCTGAGTGTGCGTGTGCATGCCTGCGTGAACCCCATGCctgtgtgcatgtttgtgtgtaCGCCTGTACATGGCAGGTGATCCCAGCGAATGATGATGTGCTAGGTAATGGACCATGGTTTCATGGCTGTTCAGAGCACCAGCAATGCCCTAGTACAGGGGACGGCAAAGTACGGCCTGTGGACTGGATCCAGCCTGTCAGGGATTTCAATCCGGCCCAcaggattgccagccctgtggcacagCGGGACTAacgcaggctccctgcctgccctagccccatgccactcccagaagcggctggcaccacatcACTGtggtccctggggctggggggaggggcagagggctccctgcactgccctcacctactagcactgccccccgcagctcccattggccaggaatggggaacggaggccaatgggagctacaggggtggtaccacaggtgagggcagctcACGGCGGAGCcacctgctccaccccacccccaggagccactgccggacatgctggccactgccGGAACCAgcgcggggcagggcaggcagggagcctgccttagccctgctgcgtgctgctgccaccctggagccgcttgTGGTAAGCGGCGCCAGGtcggagcccacaccctgaacccctcctgcaccccacacctcaacccctgGCCTGCCAAGCCCTCCCAGTCCTCTGCCTTGAGCcctctgccacacccctcctgcaccccaaccccctgccctgagcctcctcctgcaccccgcacccctcctgcaccccaaccgcctgccctgagcctccctgcactctgcaccccaaccccctgtcgcaccctgcctgcaccccaaccccctgccctgagccccctcctgcaccccgcacctctcctgcaccccaaccgcctgccctgagcccccctgcactctgcaccccaaccccttaccctgagccccctgtcgcaccctgcctgcaccccaaccccctgccctgagctccctcctgtacACCACACCCCTCCTgtactccacacccctcctgcaccccaaccccttgccctgagccccttcccacaccccgcactccctcctgcatcccaaccccctgctccagccctactTTCATGGCCctacatacaatttccccactcagatgtgaccctcgggctaaaatgtttgcccacccctgccctagcatGAAAGGAGCATATGCGTGTGGAGCTGAAACGTATGCTGGTTGTTGACTTCATCTCAGAAGACAGACAGGGCTGTACGtagctctgaaaaaaaaaaaatccctgttacCTTTACAACCATCTGGAGTGAGACTCATTCAGAGCAAGCGTTACTCATGACAACGGATATATAAAGGACTGAGGAGGAGTTAGTACCAAAATAACTAGCCTGGGGACCCAGCCACAGAGTGACTGGGGATAAGGGGAGAGCTGGCAAGGACTGAACCATGGTACACTGTTCAGGGGGTGTATGAAGGAGGCTGACCAGCTGATGGCTCACCCCAGTGGTAAGTCACAGTCATTGCCTGGTGTAAGAGCCGGCTCCAGTTCCCCTTGAAGGCAATAGACAACTGTCCGTTTCCATGTGGTTGGATCAGGGCCTGAGAGGAGCATCCACCACAGCACAGGCTCAGGAGGTGTGTCCCCGTTGTGGCTGTGCATACACGTACGTGTGTGGTTATGACAGGCCCTCGTACTGGCCTGCGTGTGATTCACTGTTTGCACGTGCTGGCCCTGTGCTGTGCACGAGTGCTGCTTGGTATAAGCTTGCTAGTGAGAACAGGGTTAACTCCCACCCCCCCCATGCATGCCCATGGGCAAAGCCGGGGCTCACGTGA encodes:
- the SAXO4 gene encoding stabilizer of axonemal microtubules 4 isoform X2 — protein: MGRLSLGGVSPYVRTSAGGSVDPLKCYATSYGTAYGQERFHPRVGHHSGAGYKSNYRPVVSYKASLDEVDNPAVGQLLQDNYDTVTTKHFRPLQLPDGKYPLPWSIYQPGSGFVRDKPISFPTTKSVKKVHFDTRDQGPRAITGLEPRQLPDLHKPQGKGSVEGENARHGPLYMSTEYNSKFCFDIPGQPDFLQRKTIGAKEETGFTEGTQQNPIAFLPPPPGEPRSQPGISITKTDFLPSALPHGDEFLPVLSKGSERETGFSRDKDNGLSAMGPLHAAPQPGAEGSGPLSHTQFRGLQRPLQAQTNLLGREYVGNKELSGFSINNKKYVTPPYDPDLPNKYLSSYNSKFYDNTLKGVDREGWTRGGIQPQQPGGFATNNHITELGTDPNATETLRRVHPHVGRTITTVDPFYRDTPHNSRFSALYQTAVPE
- the SAXO4 gene encoding stabilizer of axonemal microtubules 4 isoform X4, translating into MGRLSLGGVSPYVRTSAGGSVDPLKCYATSYGTAYGQERFHPRVGHHSGAGYKSNYRPVVSYKASLDEVDNPAVGQLLQDNYDTVTTKHFRPLQLPDGKYPLPWSIYQPGSGFVRDKPISFPTTKSVKKVHFDTRDQGPRAITGLEPRQLPDLHKPQGKGSVEGENARHGPLYMSTEYNSKFCFDIPGQPDFLQRKTIGAKEETGFTEGTQQNPIAFLPPPPGEPRSQPGISITKTDFLPSALPHGDEFLPVLSKGSERETGFSRDKDNGLSAMELSGFSINNKKYVTPPYDPDLPNKYLSSYNSKFYDNTLKGVDREGWTRGGIQPQQPGGFATNNHITELGTDPNATETLRRVHPHVGRTITTVDPFYRDTPHNSRFSALYQTAVPE
- the SAXO4 gene encoding stabilizer of axonemal microtubules 4 isoform X3, which encodes MGRLSLGGVSPYVRTSAGGSVDPLKCYATSYGTAYGQERFHPRVGHHSGAGYKSNYRPVVSYKASLDEVDNPAVGQLLQDNYDTVTTKHFRPLQLPDGKYPLPWSIYQPGSGFVRDKPISFPTTKSGPLYMSTEYNSKFCFDIPGQPDFLQRKTIGAKEETGFTEGTQQNPIAFLPPPPGEPRSQPGISITKTDFLPSALPHGDEFLPVLSKGSERETGFSRDKDNGLSAMGPLHAAPQPGAEGSGPLSHTQFRGLQRPLQAQTNLLGREYVGNKELSGFSINNKKYVTPPYDPDLPNKYLSSYNSKFYDNTLKGVDREGWTRGGIQPQQPGGFATNNHITELGTDPNATETLRRVHPHVGRTITTVDPFYRDTPHNSRFSALYQTAVPE